A stretch of Dromaius novaehollandiae isolate bDroNov1 unplaced genomic scaffold, bDroNov1.hap1 HAP1_SCAFFOLD_45, whole genome shotgun sequence DNA encodes these proteins:
- the LOC135327051 gene encoding olfactory receptor 12D1-like, protein MDNQTEVSKFILLGLSSLQGLQQFLFMLFSLLYLSSLLGNVAIVTVVICEPRLRIPMYYFLCNLSCLDIFYSTVTIPKMLAGFLWGHQGISYTGCLSQLHFFHFLGSSEALLLAVMAYDRFVAICHPLRYSLIMSPRACLLLAAAAWVTGFLHALMHTVMTSRLHFCGPSHIHHFFCDIKPLVRLACNSNQLNLHLLSIITGNIAIGPFVFTLFSYLYIFSFLRLKVQSREGRRKSFSTCISHLTVVALFYVPVIFNYVPPSSGSSPRRDMIATLMYTVVTPVLNPLIYTLRNAEVKRALKRRLFSRELLVQKMFCLAACVG, encoded by the coding sequence atggataaccagacagaggtgagcaagttcatcctgcttggcctgtccagccttcaagggctgcagcagttcctgttcatgctcttctccctgctctacctgtccagcctgctggggaatgtggcaattgtgactgtggtgatatgtgaacctcggctacgcatccccatgtactatttcctctgcaacctctcctgcctggatattttctactccacagttaccatccccaagatgctggctgggttcctctgggggcaccagggtatttcttacactggctgcctaagccagctccacttcttccacttcctgggcagcagcgaagctttgctgctggctgtcatggcctatgaccgctttgtggccatctgccaccCACTGCGCTACAGCCTGATCATGAGCCcacgggcctgcctgctgctAGCTGCAGCCGCTTGGGTTACAGGCTTCCTtcatgctctgatgcacacagtcatgacctcccggctccatttctgtggccccagccacatccaccacttcttctgtgacatcaaGCCCCTGGTGAGGCTAGCCTGCAATAGCAACCAGCTCAacctgcacctgctcagcatCATCACGGGGAATATAGCGATAGGCCCCTTTGtcttcacactcttttcttacctgtacatcttttccttcctccgactgaaagtccagtcgagggaggggaggaggaaatccttctccacttgcatctcccatctcacagtagtggccttattctatgtccctgttatttttaactatgtgCCACCTTCCTCAGGGAGTTCACCCAGGCGGGACATGATAGCCACCCTTATGTATACTGTTGTCACCCCCGTCCTCAACCCTTTGATCTACACCCTGAGGAATGCAGAGGTGAAACGTGccctaaagagaagacttttctccagagagttactagtgcagaaaatgttctgccttgcagcttgcGTGGGGTAG
- the LOC135327050 gene encoding olfactory receptor 14A16-like, whose protein sequence is MSNSSFLTEFLLLAFADKRELQLLHFSLFLGIYLAAVLGNILIISAIASDHRLHTPMYFFLLNLSILDFGSISTTVPKSMANSLWNTRAISYSGCAAQVFLFLFFISSEYYLLTVMAYDRYIAICRPLHYGTLMGSRACVQMAGAAWASGFLNAVLHTANTFSIPFCQGNAVEQFFCEIPQLLRLCCSDSYFRKAGVTAVSFCVACECFAFIVLSYVQIFRVVLRIPSEQGRHKAFSMCLPHLAVVSLFASTAMFAYLKPPSMSSPALELVVAVLYSVVPPTLNPLIYSMRNKEIKEALRKLIQHVVFYQS, encoded by the coding sequence atgtccaacagcagcttcctcaccgagttcctcctcctggcatttgcggacaaacgggagctgcagctcttgcacttctcactcttcctgggcatctacctggctgccgtcctgggcaacatcctcatcatctctgccatagccagtgaccaccgcctccacacccccatgtacttcttcctgctcaatctctccatcctggactttggctccatctccaccactgtccccaaatccatggccaattccctgtggaacacaagggccatttcctactcaggatgtgccgcccaggtctttctgtttcttttcttcatttcatcagaatattatctcctcactgtcatggcctatgaccgctatattgccatctgcagacccctgcactacgggacactcatgggcagcagagcttgtgtccaaatggcaggagctgcctgggccagtggttttctcaatgcagtgctgcacactgcgaacacattttcaattccattctgccaaggcaatgctgtggagcagttcttctgtgaaatcccccagctcctcaggctctgctgctctgactcctacttcaggaaagctggggttactgcggttagtttttgtgtagcttgtgagtgctttgcgttcattgtgctgtcctacgtgcagatcttccgggtcgtgctgaggatcccctctgagcagggccggcacaaagccttttccatgtgcctcccgcacctggccgtggtctccctgtttgccagcactgcaatgtttgcctacctgaagcccccctccatgtcctccccagctctggagctggtggtggctgttctgtactcagtggtgcctccaacactgaacccgctcatctacagcatgaggaacaaagagatcaaagaggcactgaggaaattgaTTCAACATGTAGTATTTTACCAGTCGTAg